The window GCAGCCTGCGAGCGAGCCTCCGTGCTCCCACCATTCACCTTCACGTAGGCAGTAATGAATGGTCCCATCAGCCACGGCCACACGGTTCCCTGGTGATACGCGGCGTCGCGCTCTGCCGGACCACCGGTGTAGCGTCCGCGATATTGCGGATCACTAGGCGACAGACTGCGCAGGCCG of the Acidobacteriota bacterium genome contains:
- a CDS encoding glycogen debranching protein, with translation GLRSLSPSDPQYRGRYTGGPAERDAAYHQGTVWPWLMGPFITAYVKVNGGSTEARSQAAEWLKPLQEHLSDGGLGQISEIFDGDAPQRPCGCIAQAWSVGEVLRAHVEDVKGIRPSP